A genomic window from Treponema maltophilum ATCC 51939 includes:
- a CDS encoding DNA recombination protein RmuC: protein MISLTEMLCLALIILQLAAILILLLRNPSDAAAKTARENREELSRSLNGFAAVVENRFKSLQEQIHTVMRDNRQEFTVSRQELNAALQAIRSDNAAQLEKMRATVDEKLQRTLETRLGQSFKLVSAQLEQVQKGLGEMNALAAGVGDLQKVLSNAKTKGVLGEFQLENILRQLLTDAQYGRNVKTKRGSADMVEFAVKIPSKNKDIPGGGDFIWLPIDAKFPTADYERLRAAYDAGDNAAAETHTAALAKRVKLSAKTIAEKYIDPPNTTEFAVMFLPFEGLYAEVLRISGLFEEIQREYRVTIAGPTTISAFLNSLQMGFHSLAVEKRSSEVWRLLSTVRSEFEAFGGMLEKTREKIDQAGQELERAGVRSRAIERSLKKAESLPEKP from the coding sequence ATGATTTCTTTGACGGAAATGCTGTGTCTGGCGCTGATTATCCTTCAGCTCGCCGCAATTCTTATTTTGCTGCTGCGCAACCCTTCCGATGCGGCGGCAAAAACAGCGCGCGAAAACCGGGAAGAACTTTCACGTTCGCTGAACGGTTTTGCCGCCGTTGTAGAAAACCGTTTTAAATCGCTGCAGGAACAGATTCACACGGTAATGCGCGACAACCGGCAGGAATTTACCGTAAGCCGGCAGGAACTGAATGCGGCATTGCAGGCGATCCGCTCGGACAACGCGGCCCAGCTTGAAAAAATGCGTGCAACGGTCGACGAAAAACTTCAGCGCACGCTCGAAACGCGCTTGGGGCAATCGTTTAAGCTTGTGAGCGCCCAGCTCGAACAAGTACAAAAGGGCTTGGGCGAAATGAACGCGCTTGCCGCGGGTGTCGGCGATTTGCAAAAAGTGCTGTCGAACGCAAAAACAAAGGGCGTGCTCGGCGAATTTCAGCTTGAAAATATTTTGCGCCAGCTTTTAACGGACGCCCAATACGGCCGCAACGTTAAAACGAAGCGCGGCAGCGCCGACATGGTCGAATTTGCGGTTAAAATTCCTTCAAAAAACAAGGACATTCCGGGAGGCGGCGATTTTATTTGGCTGCCGATCGACGCGAAATTCCCCACGGCAGATTATGAGCGTTTGCGCGCAGCCTACGATGCGGGCGACAATGCCGCCGCCGAAACTCATACGGCCGCCCTTGCAAAGCGCGTAAAACTGTCGGCAAAAACCATCGCCGAAAAATATATCGATCCGCCCAATACAACCGAATTTGCCGTTATGTTTTTGCCCTTCGAAGGCTTATACGCCGAAGTGCTGCGCATTTCCGGTTTGTTTGAAGAAATTCAGCGCGAATACCGCGTTACGATCGCCGGCCCCACGACAATCTCCGCCTTTTTAAACAGCCTGCAAATGGGCTTTCATTCTTTGGCGGTCGAAAAACGCAGCAGCGAAGTGTGGCGCCTGTTGAGTACCGTCCGCAGCGAATTTGAAGCTTTCGGCGGTATGCTCGAAAAAACGCGCGAAAAAATAGACCAAGCCGGACAGGAATTGGAACGGGCGGGAGTGCGTTCACGCGCCATAGAGCGCAGCTTAAAAAAAGCGGAATCGCTGCCGGAAAAACCGTAA
- a CDS encoding bifunctional metallophosphatase/5'-nucleotidase, translating to MKKHWSVIAALAAVFMLFGCATTVRRTAGAEYYLTVLHTNDHHGTTLSKDGKAGLAERATFIKQVRAQDKNVLVLDAGDLNIGTALSNMFDAEPDIMAYNKIGYDAVALGNHEFDSTLAKLEKQIGWSKFPWISANIKKGGRYLVKPYIIKEYEGFRVGVIGLTTLRTKVIASPDKSLTFIDETDAARKMVDELKNKKKCDLIIVVGHVGNIQESEDHTTSLAIAEKVPGIDIFIDGHSHSKFEKPERVGGTYIVSANEWGKFMGKGRVTIKDGKMTAFDWTPVEITSAAFPPDPEILELIRPYKEKADASLKEVVMKTSAEFEFGNRLSRKKEIALGDLVSDAQIAYCASIGVKADFALTNGGNIRTNLPEGNVTRENILTVLPFENYVYVVTLKGSDVIKLFDFIATIPQGAGAFAQVSKEARFTLNYNTGKVENLTIGGKPIDPARTYKIATNDYLAKGGDGYEVFKSATEIFNTSMLLSDVVINYVQKLPQPIAPQTDGRIQIIGGMAL from the coding sequence ATGAAAAAACATTGGTCCGTAATTGCCGCTCTGGCGGCGGTTTTTATGCTCTTCGGCTGCGCGACGACTGTGCGCAGAACGGCGGGTGCGGAGTACTATTTAACCGTTTTGCACACAAACGATCACCACGGAACGACGCTTTCCAAAGACGGGAAAGCCGGCCTTGCCGAACGTGCAACCTTTATAAAACAAGTGCGCGCGCAGGACAAAAACGTGCTGGTGCTCGACGCGGGCGATCTGAATATCGGAACGGCTCTGTCCAATATGTTCGACGCCGAACCCGATATTATGGCGTACAATAAAATCGGCTACGATGCCGTTGCCCTGGGCAACCACGAATTCGACAGTACGCTTGCAAAGCTCGAAAAACAAATCGGCTGGTCGAAATTCCCGTGGATTTCCGCAAACATAAAAAAAGGCGGACGCTATCTGGTAAAGCCGTACATTATTAAAGAATACGAGGGCTTCCGTGTCGGTGTTATCGGTCTTACGACGCTGCGCACAAAGGTTATCGCAAGCCCCGACAAAAGCCTGACCTTTATCGACGAAACCGACGCCGCCCGCAAAATGGTGGACGAACTTAAAAACAAAAAGAAGTGCGACCTCATCATCGTGGTAGGACACGTCGGCAACATACAGGAATCCGAAGATCATACGACATCGCTCGCGATTGCCGAAAAAGTTCCCGGAATCGATATCTTTATCGACGGACATTCCCATTCCAAATTCGAAAAACCCGAACGCGTCGGCGGCACTTATATCGTGTCCGCCAACGAATGGGGAAAATTCATGGGCAAAGGCCGCGTAACGATTAAAGACGGCAAAATGACCGCTTTCGATTGGACGCCCGTCGAAATTACGAGCGCGGCTTTCCCGCCCGATCCGGAAATCCTCGAGCTCATTCGCCCGTATAAAGAAAAAGCCGATGCCAGCTTAAAAGAAGTCGTTATGAAAACTTCGGCCGAATTCGAGTTCGGCAACAGGCTCAGCCGCAAAAAAGAAATCGCGCTCGGAGATTTGGTCAGCGATGCGCAAATCGCCTACTGTGCTTCCATCGGCGTTAAGGCGGACTTTGCGTTAACGAACGGCGGCAACATCCGCACGAACCTGCCCGAAGGCAATGTTACGCGCGAAAATATTTTAACCGTTCTTCCGTTTGAAAACTATGTGTACGTTGTAACCTTAAAAGGTTCGGACGTTATAAAACTTTTCGATTTTATTGCAACGATTCCGCAGGGTGCAGGTGCTTTTGCGCAGGTTTCCAAGGAAGCGCGCTTTACGCTGAATTACAACACGGGCAAGGTCGAAAACCTTACTATCGGCGGTAAACCGATCGATCCTGCGCGCACGTATAAAATTGCGACAAACGATTATCTTGCAAAAGGCGGCGACGGCTACGAAGTATTTAAATCGGCAACTGAAATATTCAATACGTCGATGCTTTTGAGCGACGTGGTTATCAACTACGTACAAAAACTGCCGCAGCCGATTGCACCTCAAACCGACGGCCGCATACAAATTATCGGCGGTATGGCGCTGTAA
- a CDS encoding PG0541 family transporter-associated protein, which translates to MKRMEIILNQSIEEDFSEACRLQSVGAHFTKIPSVQGNGFSGPKKGDGVWPQLNACFVIYCSDAECKKIAAIVNLLRKTYPKEGIACFVAPEDFNAV; encoded by the coding sequence ATGAAACGCATGGAAATAATACTGAATCAATCGATCGAAGAAGATTTTTCCGAAGCGTGCCGGCTGCAAAGCGTCGGTGCGCACTTTACGAAAATTCCGTCGGTGCAGGGGAACGGCTTTTCCGGTCCCAAAAAGGGGGACGGCGTGTGGCCCCAGCTTAACGCTTGCTTTGTAATTTACTGCAGCGACGCCGAATGCAAAAAAATTGCGGCGATTGTAAACCTTTTGCGCAAAACCTACCCGAAAGAAGGCATCGCGTGTTTTGTTGCGCCGGAAGACTTTAACGCGGTGTAG
- a CDS encoding efflux RND transporter permease subunit: protein MTLSKLAVGKPTTVLLISIILTALGIYSALKLPIDLYPDMELPYMIVSSSYPNAGPEEVERSLTRPLESAVSSVTGLKNFSSTSSFGSSLIMIELNYGTNLDIAANEIRDRLELVKNALPADATSPTIIKSDPSIIPIMSLVVTGNRTPEELHRYAIDIIQPRLEQVDGVASASVSGGRERAIRIEIPRDRLEAYSLTIGQVVQMLGTQNVQTGGGRITEGDLNYTVMTSGQYASLDDIRNTVISYKTTDTSAGTVPELRTVRVRDIADVYDGFKPETSLAYMNGVPSVMLTVQKQSGKNSVQTTHRVREQMKTIEKMLPADVEIVETMNTSDIIESSISQVRNSAIQGALLAVLVLFLFLRSLKSTAIIGITIPVSLIVTLGVMYFMGFTLNLMTLSGLALGVGMLVDNSIVILENIYSYRERGAKAVPAAVLGSQEMITAITASTLTTICVFLPLVMYSSELGVLAQIFNSLTFTIVISLLCSLLVAIVLVPVLASKYLKLERGNANRLGPLSFIDGALAGFFTNMDNAYANTVTKVLKHKALFLIVLAGLFVGSVIMIPIVGFVFMPTQTGDSVAIKLEMPKGTRLEATESVVRQMEEIAMRELKGVKTTTVSVGGSDFFGFQVAQANSATLNIKLSPFAERKPGDDTDITAKEKMRAYFNRFPGAVFSFQTNNSMSVSGGGVDVIISSDDLDKARTTANAIVALLNEKATDYINEPASDLQDGLPRLNIRVNREKMYNLGLNIYSVSNEIKANVNGQTAGRYSTGGEEVDILVTLNEKDREKRSDLESIFVTNANGKRIPLASFAEWEEGTSPVSINRENQRRTIHVKAQPVFGKPITEVQRVVERVILENIPADDSVRITYGGDYKELMNALKQLAIIIFMAVILVFAVMASQFESFSDPFIIIFTIPLSLIGIVALYLICRSVFNALTAVGLLILVGVIVNNGIVLVDYTNLLRKRGLALEEACVEAARSRLRPILMTTLTTVFGLIPMAFGAGEGAEMVQPIGQTVLGGLSFGTLMTLFLMPVLYYIFNGRREKRLAKKLARKQQKMSADLATNSGEAQ from the coding sequence ATGACGCTTTCGAAGCTCGCCGTCGGTAAACCGACAACCGTTTTGCTTATAAGCATTATTTTAACCGCGCTCGGCATCTATTCGGCCCTAAAACTGCCGATAGACTTGTATCCGGATATGGAGCTTCCGTATATGATCGTTTCGTCTTCTTACCCGAACGCGGGCCCCGAAGAAGTGGAACGATCTTTGACGCGTCCGCTTGAAAGCGCCGTATCGAGCGTAACCGGCTTAAAAAATTTCAGTTCAACCAGCTCGTTCGGTTCAAGCCTCATAATGATCGAACTGAATTACGGAACGAATTTGGATATCGCCGCAAACGAAATACGCGACCGCCTTGAGCTCGTAAAAAATGCGCTCCCTGCGGATGCGACCTCACCGACGATAATAAAATCCGATCCTTCAATAATACCCATAATGTCGCTTGTCGTAACCGGAAACCGCACGCCCGAAGAACTGCACCGCTATGCGATCGACATTATTCAGCCGCGCTTGGAACAGGTTGACGGCGTCGCTTCGGCAAGCGTAAGCGGCGGGCGTGAACGGGCAATCAGAATAGAAATTCCGCGCGACCGTTTGGAAGCCTATTCGCTGACAATCGGCCAAGTGGTTCAAATGCTCGGAACGCAAAACGTGCAAACCGGTGGCGGACGCATCACCGAAGGCGATTTGAACTATACGGTTATGACTTCCGGCCAATATGCTTCCCTCGACGATATACGCAACACGGTTATTTCATATAAAACGACCGATACTTCCGCCGGAACCGTTCCCGAACTGCGTACCGTCCGCGTCCGCGATATTGCCGACGTATACGACGGTTTTAAACCGGAAACGTCTTTGGCGTATATGAACGGCGTTCCGTCGGTTATGCTCACGGTGCAAAAACAAAGCGGAAAAAATTCCGTCCAAACGACGCATCGCGTGCGCGAACAAATGAAGACCATAGAAAAGATGCTGCCTGCCGACGTTGAAATCGTCGAAACGATGAACACTTCGGATATTATCGAATCTTCAATAAGCCAAGTGCGCAATTCGGCCATACAGGGCGCCCTGCTCGCGGTTTTGGTGCTGTTTTTGTTTTTGCGCAGTTTAAAGAGTACCGCTATCATCGGCATTACGATTCCCGTTTCTCTCATCGTAACATTGGGCGTTATGTATTTTATGGGCTTTACGCTCAACCTTATGACGCTTTCCGGTCTTGCACTCGGCGTCGGTATGCTTGTGGATAACTCGATTGTTATCCTCGAAAATATTTACAGCTACCGGGAACGCGGCGCAAAGGCCGTTCCTGCGGCGGTTTTGGGTTCTCAGGAAATGATAACCGCCATTACCGCAAGTACGCTCACTACGATCTGTGTTTTTTTGCCCCTCGTTATGTATTCGAGCGAACTGGGCGTTCTCGCGCAAATATTCAACAGTTTGACGTTTACGATCGTCATTTCCCTGCTGTGCAGTTTGCTTGTTGCGATTGTGCTGGTGCCGGTTTTGGCTTCCAAATATTTAAAGCTTGAACGCGGCAATGCGAACAGGCTCGGCCCGCTGTCCTTTATTGACGGCGCTCTTGCCGGATTTTTTACGAACATGGACAACGCCTATGCGAATACGGTTACAAAAGTACTCAAACACAAGGCGCTGTTTTTAATCGTGCTTGCCGGTCTTTTTGTCGGAAGCGTTATTATGATTCCTATTGTCGGCTTTGTGTTTATGCCGACTCAAACCGGCGACTCCGTTGCGATCAAGCTTGAAATGCCCAAAGGTACCCGCCTTGAAGCCACCGAAAGCGTTGTCCGCCAAATGGAAGAAATCGCGATGCGCGAACTTAAGGGCGTAAAAACGACAACCGTTTCGGTCGGAGGCAGCGATTTTTTCGGTTTTCAGGTGGCTCAAGCCAATTCGGCTACGTTGAATATAAAACTTTCGCCTTTTGCCGAACGCAAACCGGGCGACGATACCGATATAACGGCAAAAGAAAAAATGCGCGCATATTTTAACCGTTTTCCCGGCGCGGTGTTTTCGTTCCAAACGAACAATTCGATGAGCGTTTCAGGCGGCGGTGTGGACGTCATCATTTCCAGCGACGACTTGGATAAAGCGCGCACGACGGCAAACGCTATTGTCGCGCTGTTAAACGAAAAAGCGACCGACTATATAAACGAGCCCGCAAGCGACTTGCAGGACGGACTTCCCCGCCTGAATATCCGCGTAAACCGCGAAAAAATGTACAACTTGGGCTTAAATATCTACAGCGTTTCGAACGAAATAAAAGCGAACGTCAACGGGCAAACCGCGGGCCGCTATTCGACCGGCGGCGAAGAAGTCGACATTTTGGTTACGCTGAACGAAAAAGACCGCGAAAAACGCAGCGATTTGGAAAGCATTTTCGTTACGAATGCGAACGGCAAACGCATCCCCTTGGCGAGCTTTGCCGAATGGGAAGAAGGAACATCCCCCGTTTCGATAAACCGCGAAAATCAGCGGCGCACGATTCACGTAAAAGCCCAGCCCGTGTTCGGCAAACCCATTACCGAAGTGCAGCGTGTCGTGGAACGGGTTATCCTTGAGAACATCCCCGCCGATGACAGCGTGCGTATAACCTACGGGGGCGATTACAAAGAACTTATGAACGCGCTGAAGCAACTGGCGATTATTATCTTTATGGCCGTTATTCTCGTGTTCGCCGTTATGGCAAGTCAATTCGAATCGTTTTCGGATCCTTTTATCATCATCTTTACGATTCCGTTGTCGCTGATCGGCATCGTGGCTTTGTACTTGATTTGTCGTTCCGTGTTCAACGCGCTCACGGCCGTCGGTTTGCTGATTTTGGTCGGCGTTATTGTAAACAACGGTATCGTACTCGTCGATTATACGAACCTTTTGCGCAAGCGCGGCTTGGCTTTGGAAGAAGCGTGCGTTGAAGCGGCGCGGAGCCGTCTGCGCCCCATTTTGATGACGACGCTTACGACGGTGTTCGGTCTTATTCCTATGGCGTTCGGAGCCGGCGAGGGCGCCGAAATGGTGCAGCCCATCGGACAAACCGTGTTGGGCGGCTTGAGCTTCGGAACGCTTATGACGCTTTTTTTGATGCCGGTTTTGTATTATATTTTTAACGGCAGACGCGAAAAACGGCTGGCAAAAAAATTGGCGCGCAAACAGCAAAAAATGAGCGCCGATTTGGCAACGAATAGCGGAGAAGCGCAATGA
- a CDS encoding efflux RND transporter periplasmic adaptor subunit, with protein sequence MRTTKNNKTAAVFAAASVGTLFAALLLLSCGNRSGAAGAGPARNGAAQNAEPETVYAVSVYKAGEGVLDDYLEFGGDIAASSSVDILPDTAGKVSRVYVSVGDYIEKDGIIADIDASRAGMNYTTNRVKAPISGTLTSFTPSVGSTVAPSVPMGQISNTATLEVKTAVPERFVSRVALGQRAELLFDAWPGKTFGAFVTQISPVLDTSTRTMPVKLQISPADSRVKVGMYARVKLITDKKKGIVVPYSALINRGGQTRVCVVGSDNKVTLKTVEAGIRVDDWVELLSGVDAGDSVVVKGQSLLDEGSAVNIVHTGEGGVQ encoded by the coding sequence ATGCGTACAACAAAAAACAACAAAACGGCCGCAGTCTTTGCCGCCGCTTCGGTCGGCACGCTTTTTGCCGCCCTTCTTTTGCTTTCGTGCGGAAACCGTTCCGGAGCAGCCGGCGCCGGTCCCGCGCGGAACGGAGCTGCGCAAAACGCCGAGCCTGAAACCGTGTACGCGGTAAGCGTGTATAAGGCGGGCGAGGGCGTTTTGGACGATTATCTCGAATTCGGCGGCGACATTGCCGCTTCTTCAAGCGTGGATATCCTGCCCGATACGGCCGGCAAAGTGTCCCGCGTGTACGTGAGTGTCGGCGATTATATCGAAAAAGACGGGATTATTGCCGATATAGACGCGTCGCGCGCGGGCATGAATTATACGACAAACCGCGTAAAAGCGCCGATAAGCGGAACGCTTACCTCCTTTACGCCTTCGGTCGGCAGTACGGTTGCCCCGTCCGTTCCCATGGGGCAAATCAGCAACACCGCAACGCTCGAAGTAAAGACCGCGGTTCCGGAACGCTTTGTGTCGCGCGTCGCGCTCGGGCAAAGGGCGGAGCTGCTGTTCGACGCGTGGCCGGGCAAAACCTTCGGCGCCTTTGTAACGCAGATAAGCCCCGTTCTTGACACAAGCACGCGCACGATGCCGGTAAAACTGCAAATATCGCCGGCGGATTCGCGCGTAAAAGTGGGCATGTATGCGCGCGTAAAACTCATAACCGATAAAAAAAAGGGCATCGTCGTTCCGTATTCGGCACTTATAAACCGCGGCGGACAAACGCGCGTGTGTGTTGTCGGCAGCGACAACAAGGTAACGCTTAAAACGGTGGAAGCCGGCATTCGCGTCGACGATTGGGTCGAGCTGTTGTCCGGCGTGGATGCGGGCGATTCGGTTGTCGTAAAAGGGCAATCGCTTTTGGACGAAGGTTCCGCCGTAAATATCGTACACACGGGTGAAGGCGGTGTGCAATGA
- a CDS encoding TolC family protein, protein MNKKLLCLPISLFLCAALFSLTVDEAVDYALKNSKTLQSAAIDLEIKTRAKDTAWNSLVPSVQVTGTLARSNKVQNPMPPPGGWKEADHWKAVGNIGVLFMFNAALVQEIRAAKADFEAGLITWEQTRADTERSIRKLFYGLLLQQESVALQQKMLANAQIRSNQSETGYKNGLVSELAFLQARVAYENQKPAVLKAEQEFKSQLGMFAFLLGLPLNSDIKLEGSIEPVFADFDAEKLIADYVSRRADVLLLQKNIELMRIRLSAMNLQIFTPSLSLSYGFQPVVADITKNWFDDKNYADGGSFSASLAWNLTNMLPFSSTRQQAKTLQANLQKTEIQYATLLQKGEMEIRTLTDKLKQSRTVIEAGKSGSDLAQRSYDMTREAYRNGTAELLSLRDAEAQLIQARLSLASEKYNYLSNLLDLEYALQTKLTRTGE, encoded by the coding sequence GTGAATAAAAAATTATTGTGTTTACCGATAAGCTTGTTTTTATGCGCCGCGCTTTTTTCGCTGACCGTTGATGAAGCGGTCGATTACGCGCTTAAAAACAGCAAAACCCTGCAAAGCGCGGCCATAGATCTTGAAATAAAAACGCGCGCCAAAGATACCGCATGGAATTCGCTTGTACCTTCGGTTCAGGTAACCGGCACGCTTGCGCGCAGCAACAAAGTGCAAAATCCGATGCCCCCTCCCGGTGGCTGGAAAGAAGCCGACCACTGGAAGGCGGTGGGAAATATCGGCGTGTTGTTTATGTTTAACGCGGCTTTGGTGCAGGAAATACGGGCGGCAAAGGCCGATTTCGAAGCCGGCCTCATTACCTGGGAGCAAACGCGCGCCGACACCGAACGCAGCATACGTAAGCTGTTTTACGGCTTGCTTTTGCAGCAGGAAAGCGTCGCTTTGCAGCAAAAAATGCTTGCGAACGCTCAAATCCGTTCAAATCAGTCGGAAACGGGCTATAAAAACGGCCTCGTGTCGGAACTTGCCTTTTTACAGGCGCGTGTTGCCTACGAAAACCAAAAGCCGGCCGTCCTTAAAGCAGAGCAGGAATTTAAAAGTCAACTCGGCATGTTCGCCTTTTTACTCGGGCTTCCGCTCAATTCCGACATAAAACTGGAAGGTTCCATAGAACCGGTGTTTGCCGATTTTGACGCCGAAAAACTGATTGCCGACTATGTAAGCCGGAGAGCCGATGTACTTTTGCTGCAAAAGAACATTGAGCTTATGCGCATCCGGCTTTCGGCGATGAACCTGCAAATCTTTACGCCGTCCTTGTCGTTGAGTTACGGTTTTCAGCCGGTTGTTGCCGATATAACAAAAAACTGGTTCGACGATAAAAATTATGCCGACGGCGGTTCGTTCAGCGCATCTCTTGCGTGGAATTTAACCAATATGCTGCCGTTTTCGTCGACCCGACAGCAGGCAAAAACCTTGCAGGCAAATTTGCAAAAGACCGAAATTCAATATGCGACGCTTTTACAAAAGGGCGAAATGGAAATCCGCACTCTTACCGATAAACTCAAGCAAAGCCGCACGGTTATCGAGGCCGGAAAAAGCGGCAGCGATTTGGCGCAAAGGTCGTACGATATGACGCGGGAAGCCTACCGAAACGGAACCGCCGAACTTTTGTCGCTGCGCGACGCCGAAGCCCAGCTCATTCAGGCGCGCTTAAGCCTTGCAAGTGAAAAATACAACTACCTTTCAAATCTGCTCGATTTGGAATATGCCTTACAAACGAAATTAACACGTACCGGAGAATAA